TACAACCAGGGGGGAGAATAATTGTTGGCTTTGTTGATAAAGATAGTTTTCTTGGAAAGATATATCTTGCTAAAAAAGAAAAAAGCATCTTTTACCGTGAAGCCAAGTTTTATTCTGTAACTGAAGTAAAGGCCTTACTTGAAAAAACAGGTTTCAAACCTAAGCTTTTTACCCAAACCATTTTTAACCCTCTTGAAGAGATTACCGAGCCTCAACCTGTAAAAGAAGGCTATGGTGAGGGAGGTTTTGTAGTAATTTCAGCTAAAAAGGTTGAATGAGATCCTCTCTCTCTGTAATTATCCCTACCCTTAATGAAGAAATTTATCTCCCCCTCGCTTTAAAATCCCTTGCAAATATTGAGCTTGATGAAGTAATAGTAGTTGATGGAGGAAGCGAAGATAAAACCCCGTTCATAGCTAAATCCCTTGGAGCAAGGGTAATCCAGAGTGAAAAGGGAAGGGGAGTTCAACTCAAAAAAGGAGTAGAAGTTGCCAAGGGTGATCTCCTTTTCTTTATGCATGCTGATTGCAGAATTCTTGACAGAATTAATTTAAAAGATCTATACAAAAAAGGTATAAAAGCAGGGTTCCTTAACTTAGTCTATGATGGAAATACCTTTTCCCTTAAAGTTCTTGAAAAATTGATTAATCTTCGAGCAAGGCTTCTTCACTTACCCTATGGAGATCAGGGGCTTTTTGTAGAAAGGGCTCTCTATGAGAAAACAGGAGGCTTTAAAGAATATCCCTTTCTTGAAGACTTTGACCTTGTTTTACGCTTAAGAAAAATTTTCCCACCCCAACCCTTGCCTGGTAGGATCCTTGTCTCTTCAAGAAAATTCAAGGCTTCATCACCTTTCTTAATAAGCCTTAAAAATAATTACATTCTCTTGCGCTTTTTATTTGGAGCATCTCCTGAAAATTTAAAAAAATTCTATAAATAGCTGA
This window of the Caldimicrobium thiodismutans genome carries:
- a CDS encoding TIGR04283 family arsenosugar biosynthesis glycosyltransferase — encoded protein: MRSSLSVIIPTLNEEIYLPLALKSLANIELDEVIVVDGGSEDKTPFIAKSLGARVIQSEKGRGVQLKKGVEVAKGDLLFFMHADCRILDRINLKDLYKKGIKAGFLNLVYDGNTFSLKVLEKLINLRARLLHLPYGDQGLFVERALYEKTGGFKEYPFLEDFDLVLRLRKIFPPQPLPGRILVSSRKFKASSPFLISLKNNYILLRFLFGASPENLKKFYK